In a genomic window of Quercus lobata isolate SW786 chromosome 4, ValleyOak3.0 Primary Assembly, whole genome shotgun sequence:
- the LOC115984086 gene encoding metal tolerance protein 10-like, whose amino-acid sequence MEAMTETGGCPGSLTEDEMKQLARSERMAIHASNIANLVLFGAKVFASIESRSLAVIASTLDSLLDLLSGFILWFTTYSMRNPNQYHYPIGKRRMQPVGIIVFASVMATLGLQILLESVQQLLSKSHPEMDEEQEKWVIGIMVSVTVVKFVLMVYCRRFKNKIVRAYAQDHFFDVITNSIGLAAAVLANKYYWWIDPTGAITIALYTINTWAKTVIENVCSLIGRTAPPDFLAKITYLIWNHHEEIKHIDTVRAYTFGSHYFVEVDIVLPEDMFLNKAHNIGETLQEKLELLPEVERAFVHIDFEFTHRPEHKAKL is encoded by the exons ATGGAGGCCATGACTGAAACAGGTGGTTGTCCTGGAAGTCTCACAGAG GATGAAATGAAGCAGCTTGCTCGGAGTGAGAGGATGGCAATTCATGCATCAAATATAGCTAATTTGGTGCTTTTTGGAGCAAAGGTTTTTGCTTCTATTGAGAGCAGATCATTGGCAGTTATTGCATCTACCTTGGATTCCCTCTTGGATCTCTTGTCAGGGTTTATTTTGTGGTTCACCACATATTCCATGAGAAACCCAAACCAGTATCACTATCCAATTGGAAAAAGACGGATGCAGCCAGTG GGTATCATTGTTTTTGCATCGGTAATGGCAACTCTTGGATTGCAAATCTTGCTAGAGTCTGTTCAACAATTATTGAGTAAG TCCCACCCTGAAATGGATGAAGAACAGGAGAAATGGGTAATTGGGATTATGGTTTCTGTTACAGTTGTGAAGTTTGTGCTCATGGTTTACTGTCGaagatttaaaaacaaaattgttagagcatatgcacaagatCATTTTTTTGATGTTATTACTAATTCAATTGGTTTAGCAGCAGCTGTTTTAGCCAACAAATATTACTGGTGGATTGATCCCACTGGAGCTATTACG ATAGCATTGTATACAATAAATACATGGGCAAAGACAGTCATTGAGAATGTATGTTCCCTAATTGGAAGAACAGCACCTCCTGATTTCTTGGCAAAGATAACATATCTTATATGGAACCACCATGAAGAAATCAAGCACATTGACACAGTTAGAGCATACACTTTTGGTTCTCACTACTTTGTTGAGGTTGACATAGTATTGCCAGAAGACATGTTTCTGAACAAAGCTCATAATATTGGTGAGACACTCCAAGAGAAGCTTGAGCTACTCCCTGAAGTTGAACGAGCTTTTGTACATATAGATTTTGAGTTTACACACAGGCCTGAACACAAGGCCAAGCTATAA